From Gossypium raimondii isolate GPD5lz chromosome 11, ASM2569854v1, whole genome shotgun sequence:
TGTGTTTGATCCGTTGCTCTTGGCCTTCATCTTCCCATCCCCATCCTCGCTGCTGCTGTAGCTATGGTAGTCAGTGCCGTCGCTTCCAATCCTAGAAGAATTCGCCAACCGATGAGGACTGCCCTGAAAACCATTTTTATGGGGTGATTTGATCAACTCCATGAAAGCACCTTTGTTCTCACCAGCAATTGTTATGACCCTCATACCGGCATCCTCTGAATCCGAAGGGAACTTCTTCCCATTACCCTTCTCCTTCGTGTCACCATACTTGGACGGTTCTTTCTTTCCATGAATGCTGGGGTCGCGAGTGTCACCAACATCCTTTTGAGGGGCACCAAAAAGCCCCCTGGGCTTTTCAATCATCTTTTGAACGAGCACAGTCTTTTGCTCTGCCTCAACAGGGATCTTGGGTTCAAGCTCAGCTTGACCTCTCAACTGGGGAGGTGGGAGAGTCAAAGGTGAAGGTGGTGGAGCAGTTGGCGCTTTGATCTTTGTCGATTGAACTGGAGACTGCATGGCAGGTTTGACTGTTGGAATTGTTGACGCTTTGGGGCTGGCCACACGATTCGTAGTCGTCGTAGAGGGGGCAGGTTTTGGGGTTGTGGAATTTGTCACCGATGTTGTAGTTGGGGCTGTCTTGGCTGGAGAAGAAGTTGGTGCAGAGACAGCAGCTGCAACTGTCCTGGCTGGAGAAGTTGGAACAGAGGCCGTAGTTGCCACGGACTTGGCTGGGGAAGATGGAACAGAGGCGGCAGTAGTTGCCACTGGCTTGGCTGAAGAAGAAGGCAATGACGCAGGTGTGGTTTGTTTCGGTGGAGAAGTTGTTGGCCTCGCTGCAGTTGGCGAGGTTTTCACCGGGGAATTAGGCACTGAAGCAGTTTTGGGACTAGCTTCTTTTCTATCAGAAGGGGAAGACGGCTGAGATGTTCTACCAACAGAAACAGGTGATGTTGGAACAGAAGAAGCACCACCCACAGGTCTGAATGCAGGTCGAATAGTGGCAGATCGTTGCGGGGCTGAAGCGGCCGCGGGTTCAGGTGTTGGAGTAGGTGCTTGAGGTGCTGGCCTTGAAATGGATGCTAAACGGAACCATGGACGAGTTGGTTGGTTCGACATAATTGGGAGAGTTTCGAAAAGATTTTAAGGTCAAAGCCTGAAAAACTATAAGAACTAGAAATGATGAAAGAATGGAGACATACACAAATGGCTACCACAAATGTGCTTATATAGTAATCCAGGTTCAACTATAAACAGGAATTTGggggaaaggaaaaaataaaaataaaaaaaaggaaaatatatcaCGAGAAAACGTCCCGAGCCGTAAACCCATACCATAGAGCCAAAGAAAGGCATCCGACAATAGCAACTAATACTATACATAACAGCTGAGCTGACAAAAGTTAATATCTTACGGTAGGTATTAAATGGAGTAGTTTacaagattttctttttctcaaggCAGAATCTATTGCCTGCTGGGGGATTCATCCACTTCAAAACCTTCATTTCTGCA
This genomic window contains:
- the LOC105802824 gene encoding uncharacterized protein LOC105802824, yielding MSNQPTRPWFRLASISRPAPQAPTPTPEPAAASAPQRSATIRPAFRPVGGASSVPTSPVSVGRTSQPSSPSDRKEASPKTASVPNSPVKTSPTAARPTTSPPKQTTPASLPSSSAKPVATTAASVPSSPAKSVATTASVPTSPARTVAAAVSAPTSSPAKTAPTTTSVTNSTTPKPAPSTTTTNRVASPKASTIPTVKPAMQSPVQSTKIKAPTAPPPSPLTLPPPQLRGQAELEPKIPVEAEQKTVLVQKMIEKPRGLFGAPQKDVGDTRDPSIHGKKEPSKYGDTKEKGNGKKFPSDSEDAGMRVITIAGENKGAFMELIKSPHKNGFQGSPHRLANSSRIGSDGTDYHSYSSSEDGDGKMKAKSNGSNTMPMSAFMNSNVQGVNNSIVYNSSCTHHDPGVHLSLHRKPTAGGFHVKERTNGYNS